The following proteins come from a genomic window of Pseudomonas cichorii:
- a CDS encoding RHS repeat-associated core domain-containing protein — MDGLSADLHRDTPTLAVVDPRRLSVRSVAWYRKQANDAPALRINRSLFDPAGRPIGSHDPRLWEEGAPANLVNVHSLSAQVLASESVDAGWRVSLLSESSEVLQAWDSRGTVRRVEYDELLRPTGVFENDRCIERLAYGDVDSVPHNQCGQLIRHDDPAGTCLNIEFGLTGAVIEQTQHFLKDFTGPDWPESLSERDALLEPGSGATTGWAYNPLGEVIGQTDAQGNVQRFAQTVAGELHSCHLQLSGQPEQILVNEIRYDAQGRVESETAGNGVITTARYGDEDGRLLELKAIRSAGELLQGLAYDYDPTGNVIRIEDRAQPIRYFANQRIEPVSTYQYDTLYQLTEATGRELATVNHGPVFADFQSPADPAQLANYTQTYDYDAGGNLKQLTHVGSQSHSRTLVTARLSNRSLPVINNQPPDEDTIAAAFDANGNLLQLQAGQTLIWDLRNQLQEVRPVARESGVDDSERYIYDASGQRLRKVRTTQAKAVAHIAEVRYLPGLEIRTDTATGETLQVITAQAGRNGVRVLHWQAGKPAELTNDQYRYSLTDHLGSSTLELDKDAQIISQESYYPFGGTSWWADRDSIEANYKTVRYSGKERDATGLYYYGLRYYAPWLQRWINPDPAGTVDGLNLFCFVRNNPCSGFDSDGRGYKGINDEFEKGTEQRRKIIYRGLEEMKKAGEKGLVADIDLAIEKSVFLMTREMNRLKKNDASSLFEFIGMRPPEDLSASKGYIGHVIAGYEKLIKAMSRYQKGGDLREQFVFVKDVENERRFAHVGKDDPHKRIFFTGTFRVQSPVSKIGSLIHEISHIELQTSDDFYYEKDAVFLSMKPDTATYALKNTINNAIAKNVRLREEYKPKGPGAPSFRAWLTTVADFWGVYTMAQITPEESAKFHGLSKDRFVQVRSRSSDHPPRKEVLWQ, encoded by the coding sequence ATGGATGGCTTATCCGCAGATCTACATCGAGACACACCGACGCTCGCGGTCGTTGATCCGCGGCGTCTGTCTGTGCGCTCCGTGGCCTGGTACCGCAAGCAAGCCAATGATGCGCCTGCCTTGCGTATCAATCGCTCGCTCTTTGATCCGGCTGGCCGGCCGATTGGCAGCCACGACCCCAGGCTCTGGGAAGAAGGCGCGCCGGCCAATCTCGTCAATGTTCATTCCCTCAGTGCTCAAGTGCTGGCCAGCGAAAGCGTCGATGCCGGTTGGCGGGTTTCGTTGCTGAGCGAAAGTAGCGAAGTGCTGCAAGCCTGGGACAGTCGAGGCACTGTCCGGCGTGTGGAATATGATGAACTGCTCAGACCAACAGGTGTTTTTGAAAATGACCGCTGCATTGAGCGTCTGGCGTATGGCGATGTTGATTCAGTTCCCCACAACCAGTGCGGCCAGTTGATTCGTCACGACGACCCGGCAGGCACGTGTTTGAATATCGAGTTTGGCCTGACCGGCGCAGTGATCGAGCAGACGCAGCATTTTCTCAAGGACTTCACCGGCCCCGACTGGCCCGAATCGCTGTCAGAGCGCGACGCCTTGCTGGAACCTGGTAGCGGCGCGACCACGGGCTGGGCTTATAACCCGCTCGGCGAGGTCATCGGGCAAACCGATGCGCAGGGTAATGTTCAGCGTTTTGCCCAAACGGTGGCAGGTGAGTTGCACTCCTGCCATTTGCAACTCAGCGGGCAGCCTGAGCAGATACTGGTCAATGAGATTCGCTACGACGCCCAAGGCCGTGTGGAGTCGGAAACGGCAGGTAATGGCGTAATCACCACTGCTCGGTATGGTGATGAAGACGGTCGGCTGCTTGAGTTGAAAGCGATACGCAGCGCCGGTGAGTTATTGCAGGGCCTGGCTTACGACTACGACCCGACGGGTAATGTCATCCGCATCGAAGATCGTGCCCAGCCGATCCGGTACTTCGCCAATCAGCGCATCGAGCCGGTTTCAACGTATCAATACGACACGCTGTATCAACTGACAGAAGCCACGGGCCGAGAGTTGGCGACGGTCAATCACGGCCCCGTCTTTGCAGATTTTCAGAGCCCAGCGGACCCCGCACAACTGGCCAATTACACGCAGACCTACGATTACGATGCGGGTGGCAATCTGAAGCAGTTGACTCATGTCGGGTCGCAAAGTCATTCCAGAACGCTGGTTACAGCCAGGCTCAGCAACCGAAGTCTACCGGTGATCAACAACCAGCCACCCGACGAAGACACCATTGCTGCCGCCTTCGATGCCAATGGCAACTTGCTGCAACTTCAGGCTGGGCAAACCCTGATCTGGGACCTTCGTAACCAGTTGCAGGAGGTAAGGCCGGTTGCGCGCGAGTCCGGCGTCGACGACAGCGAGCGCTATATCTACGACGCCAGTGGCCAACGCCTACGCAAAGTGCGCACGACCCAGGCCAAGGCCGTCGCCCATATCGCAGAAGTGCGCTACCTGCCGGGTCTGGAAATCCGCACCGATACTGCGACCGGCGAAACCTTGCAGGTGATCACGGCACAGGCCGGGCGCAACGGCGTGCGTGTTCTGCACTGGCAGGCCGGAAAACCTGCCGAACTGACCAATGATCAATACCGCTACAGCCTGACCGATCATCTGGGGTCAAGCACCCTGGAGCTGGACAAGGATGCTCAGATCATCAGCCAGGAAAGTTATTACCCATTTGGTGGGACTTCATGGTGGGCTGACCGCGATTCTATTGAAGCCAACTACAAGACGGTGCGTTATTCCGGCAAAGAACGGGATGCGACCGGGTTGTATTACTACGGCCTGCGGTATTACGCGCCGTGGTTGCAGCGTTGGATCAATCCGGATCCGGCGGGAACTGTGGATGGTTTGAATCTGTTCTGTTTTGTCAGGAATAACCCATGCAGTGGTTTTGATAGTGACGGCAGGGGGTATAAAGGTATTAACGATGAATTTGAGAAAGGAACAGAACAACGTCGGAAGATCATATACCGGGGTTTGGAGGAGATGAAAAAAGCGGGCGAGAAGGGGTTGGTAGCGGATATTGATCTTGCTATCGAGAAAAGCGTGTTCCTGATGACTCGTGAAATGAATCGCTTGAAGAAAAATGATGCGTCCTCCCTTTTCGAATTCATTGGTATGCGACCTCCTGAGGACTTGAGTGCTTCAAAAGGCTATATAGGGCATGTGATTGCCGGTTATGAAAAACTCATCAAAGCTATGTCCCGCTATCAGAAAGGTGGGGACTTGCGTGAGCAGTTTGTTTTTGTGAAAGACGTCGAGAATGAGCGGCGCTTCGCACATGTGGGCAAGGATGATCCACACAAACGTATATTTTTTACAGGAACCTTTCGGGTGCAAAGTCCTGTGTCAAAAATCGGATCTCTCATACATGAGATATCGCATATTGAATTGCAGACCAGTGATGATTTTTATTACGAAAAAGACGCGGTGTTTTTATCTATGAAGCCCGATACTGCGACCTACGCTTTGAAAAATACAATTAATAATGCCATTGCGAAAAATGTTCGCTTACGAGAAGAGTACAAACCCAAGGGGCCTGGCGCTCCATCATTCAGAGCATGGTTGACCACTGTCGCGGATTTCTGGGGTGTTTATACCATGGCGCAAATAACGCCTGAAGAAAGTGCGAAGTTTCACGGCTTATCCAAAGACCGCTTCGTTCAGGTCCGGAGTAGAAGCAGTGACCATCCTCCGCGCAAAGAGGTGTTGTGGCAGTGA
- a CDS encoding SDR family oxidoreductase: MPTALITGCSSGIGRALADAFKNAGYDVWATARKAEDVAGLNAAGFSAIQLDVNDSSALEHLASELERQGVGVDVLINNAGYGAMGPLLDGGVEAMQRQFETNVFSVVGVTRALFPALRRSKGLVVNIGSVSGVLVTPFAGAYCASKAAVHALSDALRLELAPFSIQVMEVQPGAIASSFAKNATHEAEQLISEQSPWWPIREGIRSRAKASQDNPTPATDFARELLKAIQQANPPRLLRLGNGSRVLPLMSWLLPKGLLEGGLKKRFGLDKVL; this comes from the coding sequence ATGCCTACAGCACTTATCACCGGCTGCTCGAGCGGCATTGGCCGGGCTCTGGCGGACGCATTCAAAAACGCGGGTTATGACGTCTGGGCCACGGCACGCAAGGCTGAAGACGTCGCAGGCCTCAATGCTGCCGGTTTCAGCGCCATCCAACTGGACGTCAATGACAGCTCCGCCCTGGAACACCTGGCCAGTGAACTTGAACGGCAAGGCGTCGGCGTGGACGTGCTGATCAACAACGCAGGCTATGGCGCGATGGGGCCGCTGCTCGATGGTGGCGTAGAGGCCATGCAGCGTCAGTTCGAGACCAATGTGTTTTCCGTGGTGGGCGTCACCCGGGCCTTGTTTCCGGCCTTGCGGCGCAGCAAAGGGCTGGTGGTGAATATCGGCAGCGTCTCGGGCGTGCTGGTCACTCCCTTTGCTGGAGCCTACTGCGCCTCAAAGGCGGCTGTGCATGCACTGAGCGATGCATTGCGCCTGGAACTGGCACCGTTCTCGATTCAGGTCATGGAAGTACAGCCCGGCGCCATCGCCTCGAGTTTCGCGAAAAACGCCACCCATGAAGCCGAACAACTGATCAGCGAACAATCCCCCTGGTGGCCCATACGCGAAGGCATCCGCTCCAGAGCCAAAGCATCCCAGGACAACCCGACGCCAGCCACCGACTTCGCCCGGGAACTGCTCAAGGCCATCCAGCAGGCAAACCCGCCACGCCTGCTGCGCTTGGGCAACGGCTCGCGGGTCTTGCCGCTGATGTCATGGCTGTTGCCCAAGGGGCTACTGGAAGGAGGATTGAAAAAACGCTTCGGGCTGGACAAAGTGCTGTAA
- a CDS encoding AAA family ATPase → MLASTSTKENHHQSNVFDVNALGIRSLVKSVAIFGANASGKSNLFRSLAIFKHLVLGALTSITSERIGFSIPFFLKENYYDRPTEFEVTFLKGDRLYRYGIALDDGIITEEWLYWTRESRETLLFHREGQEINFNQRSFSEAKLFVSRFGDKNIVEKTKPTVPFIAVLSSFDGEKSNQVVEWFRNFNAISGISDDGYKEFTTTLYQKDPEFKAWALDVLKSVQIDDVEIIEEEAKGPLSFYEGRHSSGAASGMEPSVKNDSGKSKKINIVKSKGEDGERYEVPFALESEGTKKLFYLLGPWYNSIKKQEVLFVDEFDSKFHTLLSEFIIKLYHEKNTQGSQLLLTCHDTNLLDKKIFRRDQIWFVEKNQEQESELFSLLEYKEHYTRKGDSYSKDYLAGKYGAIPLFSTSQLLDEVCDGEG, encoded by the coding sequence ATGTTGGCGTCAACGTCAACCAAAGAAAATCATCATCAAAGTAATGTGTTTGATGTCAACGCATTGGGAATAAGGAGTCTGGTAAAAAGCGTCGCGATTTTTGGTGCCAATGCTTCAGGTAAGTCAAATCTGTTTCGTTCCTTGGCCATTTTTAAGCACTTGGTATTAGGGGCGCTAACTTCGATTACCTCTGAGCGGATTGGTTTTTCCATCCCGTTTTTCCTGAAAGAAAACTATTATGATAGACCGACTGAGTTTGAAGTGACCTTCCTGAAAGGCGACAGGCTCTATAGATATGGCATAGCCCTTGATGATGGTATTATTACTGAAGAGTGGCTTTACTGGACTCGTGAGTCCAGAGAAACACTGCTTTTTCATAGAGAAGGGCAGGAAATAAATTTTAACCAGCGCTCTTTTTCTGAGGCAAAACTTTTTGTTTCAAGATTCGGTGATAAAAATATTGTTGAAAAAACAAAACCGACTGTACCTTTCATTGCAGTATTGTCTTCCTTCGATGGAGAAAAGTCTAATCAGGTTGTCGAGTGGTTTAGGAACTTTAATGCTATTTCTGGCATTTCAGATGATGGCTATAAAGAGTTTACGACTACCCTTTATCAGAAAGACCCTGAGTTTAAAGCCTGGGCTCTGGACGTTCTGAAAAGTGTCCAGATCGATGATGTGGAAATTATCGAGGAAGAGGCGAAGGGGCCTTTGTCATTTTATGAGGGAAGACATTCTTCTGGAGCTGCCTCCGGTATGGAGCCTTCGGTAAAAAATGACAGTGGTAAAAGCAAAAAGATAAATATTGTGAAATCCAAGGGCGAGGACGGTGAACGCTATGAAGTTCCCTTTGCCTTAGAGTCGGAGGGCACCAAGAAATTATTCTATCTGTTGGGGCCTTGGTATAACTCAATAAAAAAACAAGAGGTTTTATTTGTTGATGAATTTGACAGCAAGTTTCATACCCTGCTGAGCGAATTCATCATCAAGCTCTATCATGAAAAAAACACCCAGGGCAGTCAGCTCTTGCTGACCTGTCATGACACTAACTTGCTGGATAAAAAGATTTTTCGTCGTGATCAGATATGGTTTGTCGAAAAAAACCAAGAGCAGGAAAGTGAGCTGTTTTCGCTGTTGGAATACAAAGAGCACTACACACGAAAAGGCGATAGCTACAGTAAAGATTATTTAGCCGGAAAATATGGCGCCATTCCCCTGTTTTCAACGTCTCAGCTTTTGGATGAGGTTTGCGATGGGGAGGGATAG
- a CDS encoding RHS repeat domain-containing protein, which produces MNSRSAALYRHTPELQRMDPRGLPLAAVAFCRRDAAEEPQVRVHRNSFNAAGRAALQWDPRLWADQAPANLAMTYSLSGRMLACDSVDAGWRLVLPGDAGQAVESWDGRGTVSRIVHDLLLRPIAVSEGSLCVQRFSYGGPDSADQNLCGQLIRHDDPAGTWLNSEFGLNGAVIEQTQHFLKDFTGPDWPESLTERDALLEPGSGATTGWSYNPLGEVIRQTDAQGNVYALAHSVAGQLKESRLQLKGKSSQVIVSDIHYDAQDRVESEVAGNGVISTAQYQNEDGRLVQLSSRRSNGQVLQELTYNYDPVGNVIHIEDRAQPIRYFANQRIEPVSTYQYDTLYQLTEATGRELATVNHGPVFADFQSPADPAQLANYTQTYDYDAGGNLKQLTHVGSQSHSRILVTALHSNRSLPVINNQPPSEEDIAAAFDGNGNLLALQAGQTLSWDLRNQLQEVRPVVRESGVDDSERYIYDASGQRLRKVRTTQAKAVTHIAEVRYLPGLEIRTDTATGETLQVITAQAGRNGVRVLHWQAGKPAELTNDQYRYSLTDHLGSSTLELDKDAQIISQESYYPFGGTSWWADRDSIEANYKTVRYSGKERDATGLYYYGLRYYAPWLQRWINPDPAGTVDGLNLFCFVRNNPCSGFDSDGRGYKGINDLRELSLKYIRKLNVKYRGVEEMQKAGEHPLVFTLDVAIDTSLQMMEREVRRLKANDVTRLYEFVGAPVPDNSNHEDTFATYVAAGYEELIKGMSAYQAGGDLREQLVYVEHGKGHKDASDTLAFTLLYDPNKRIFFNQNFRGQNVMGRINTLVHELSHTVLDTGDAFYYDVFDTRADYPVEYTCGELSRYKERAIEQNIDLRKGYRSWAHGFKSFEMWLAQSADFWSVYVGLQTSSQENEVLHNVSVDRFDTRADVRNDFSFNDHLDQIMKLRSGQVRRPDLR; this is translated from the coding sequence ATGAATAGTCGATCTGCCGCATTATACCGGCATACGCCAGAACTACAGAGGATGGACCCTCGCGGCCTTCCTCTGGCCGCGGTGGCTTTTTGTCGTAGGGATGCAGCCGAGGAGCCTCAGGTTCGTGTCCATCGAAACTCTTTCAATGCTGCGGGGCGTGCCGCTCTTCAGTGGGACCCGAGGTTATGGGCCGACCAGGCGCCTGCCAATCTCGCGATGACTTACTCTTTGAGCGGTCGGATGCTGGCCTGTGACAGCGTCGATGCCGGCTGGCGCTTGGTGCTGCCGGGGGACGCAGGCCAGGCGGTTGAAAGTTGGGATGGGCGAGGAACCGTGAGTCGTATTGTTCACGATTTGTTGCTTCGGCCGATTGCCGTGTCTGAAGGTTCTCTGTGCGTGCAGCGGTTTTCCTATGGGGGGCCGGATTCGGCTGATCAGAATCTGTGCGGTCAATTGATTCGCCATGACGATCCGGCGGGCACGTGGCTGAATAGCGAGTTCGGTTTGAATGGTGCAGTCATTGAGCAGACGCAGCATTTTCTCAAGGACTTCACCGGTCCCGACTGGCCCGAATCACTGACAGAGCGCGACGCCTTGCTGGAGCCCGGTAGCGGTGCGACCACGGGCTGGTCATATAACCCGCTTGGCGAGGTCATTCGGCAAACCGATGCGCAGGGGAATGTTTATGCGTTGGCGCATTCTGTTGCTGGTCAGTTGAAAGAGAGCCGCTTACAACTCAAGGGCAAGTCGTCGCAGGTTATCGTCAGCGATATTCACTACGACGCTCAGGACCGGGTCGAATCTGAAGTGGCTGGCAATGGTGTGATCAGTACGGCGCAGTACCAGAACGAAGACGGCCGTCTGGTGCAACTCAGTTCCAGGCGCAGTAACGGGCAGGTCTTGCAGGAGCTGACTTACAACTACGACCCGGTCGGCAACGTGATTCATATCGAAGACCGTGCCCAACCTATCCGGTACTTCGCCAATCAGCGCATCGAGCCGGTTTCAACGTATCAATACGACACGCTGTATCAACTGACAGAAGCCACGGGCCGAGAGCTGGCGACGGTCAATCACGGCCCCGTCTTTGCAGATTTTCAGAGCCCAGCGGACCCCGCACAACTGGCCAATTACACGCAGACCTACGATTACGATGCGGGTGGCAATCTGAAGCAGTTGACTCATGTCGGGTCGCAGAGTCATTCCCGGATTCTGGTGACCGCTTTGCATAGCAATCGCAGCCTGCCAGTGATCAATAACCAACCGCCCAGCGAAGAAGACATCGCCGCAGCTTTTGATGGCAACGGCAACCTGCTGGCATTGCAAGCGGGGCAAACCCTGAGCTGGGACCTTCGTAACCAGTTGCAGGAGGTAAGGCCGGTTGTGCGCGAGTCCGGCGTCGACGACAGCGAGCGCTATATCTACGACGCCAGCGGCCAACGCCTACGCAAAGTGCGCACGACCCAGGCCAAGGCCGTCACCCATATCGCAGAAGTGCGCTACCTGCCGGGTCTGGAAATCCGCACCGATACCGCCACCGGCGAAACCTTGCAGGTCATCACGGCACAGGCCGGGCGCAACGGCGTGCGTGTTCTGCACTGGCAGGCCGGAAAACCTGCCGAACTGACCAATGATCAATACCGCTACAGCCTGACCGATCATCTGGGGTCAAGCACCCTGGAGCTGGACAAGGATGCTCAGATCATCAGCCAGGAAAGTTATTACCCATTTGGTGGGACTTCATGGTGGGCTGACCGCGATTCTATTGAAGCCAACTACAAGACGGTGCGTTATTCCGGCAAAGAACGGGATGCGACCGGGTTGTATTACTACGGCCTGCGGTATTACGCGCCGTGGTTGCAGCGTTGGATCAATCCGGACCCGGCGGGAACTGTGGATGGGTTGAATCTGTTCTGTTTTGTCAGGAATAACCCATGCAGTGGTTTTGATAGTGACGGCAGGGGGTATAAAGGTATTAATGATCTGCGTGAGCTGTCTCTTAAATATATCAGGAAGCTGAATGTTAAATACCGAGGGGTTGAGGAAATGCAGAAGGCGGGTGAGCATCCTTTGGTCTTTACTCTCGATGTTGCGATAGATACAAGTCTGCAAATGATGGAACGCGAAGTGAGGCGTTTGAAAGCCAATGATGTGACCAGGCTCTATGAATTTGTGGGCGCTCCGGTTCCAGATAACTCGAATCATGAAGATACGTTTGCGACCTATGTGGCTGCCGGTTATGAAGAGCTTATCAAGGGTATGTCTGCCTATCAGGCAGGGGGAGATTTACGTGAGCAACTCGTTTACGTGGAGCATGGAAAGGGACATAAAGACGCTTCAGATACATTGGCATTTACTCTTTTGTATGATCCCAATAAGCGGATATTTTTTAATCAGAATTTTAGAGGGCAAAATGTCATGGGGCGAATAAATACGTTGGTACATGAACTGTCGCACACAGTTTTGGATACGGGTGATGCATTCTATTATGACGTATTCGATACGAGGGCTGATTATCCGGTTGAATATACGTGCGGAGAATTAAGTCGTTATAAGGAAAGAGCGATTGAACAGAACATTGATTTGCGGAAGGGCTACAGATCCTGGGCTCATGGGTTCAAGTCATTTGAAATGTGGTTGGCCCAGAGTGCGGATTTTTGGAGTGTTTATGTCGGTCTTCAGACTTCATCCCAGGAAAACGAGGTTTTGCATAATGTGTCTGTGGACCGTTTCGATACAAGGGCGGACGTCAGGAACGATTTTTCATTCAATGATCATCTAGATCAGATAATGAAACTCCGATCCGGTCAGGTCAGGCGGCCTGACCTGCGATGA
- a CDS encoding RHS repeat-associated core domain-containing protein: MAGWSADLHRHTPSLQVIDPRGLPVDTIAFYRCQVTEELDARVGHVQFDLAGHLVRTWDPRLLEPQLTANLSMIHSLSGKILATESVDAGWRVSLPGEGREELNAWDGRGTIRRMEYDALLRPTGVFERDRCVERLAYGDVHSAPRNQCGQLIRHDDPAGTLLSREFGLTGAVIEQTQHFLRTIDSPDRPESLSERDALLEPGSGATTGWSYNPLGEVIRQTDAQGNAHALAHSVAGQLKESHLQLQGKPSQVIVSDIHYDAQERVESEVAGNGVISTAQYQDEDGRLVQLSSRRSNGQVLQDLTYDYDPVGNVTRIEDRAQPIRYFANQRIEPVSTYQYDTLYQLTEATGREMATVNHDPVFADFQSPADPAQLANYTQTYDYDAGGNLKQLTHVGSQSHSRTLVTALHSNRSLPVINNQPPSEEDIAAAFDDNGNLLALQAGQTLSWDLRNQLQEVKPVVRESGVDDSERYIYDASGQRLRKVRTTQAKAVTHIAEVRYLPGLEIRTDTATGETLQVITAQAGRNGVRVLHWQVGKPPELTNDQYRYRLTDHLGSSTLELDKDAQIISQESYYPFGGTSWWAGRDSIEANYKTVRYSGKERDATGLYYYGLRYYAPWLQRWINPDPAGVVDGLNMFRFVRNSPLRYTDSEGADPRDVIVATGFSNFTPLQQAKLKDALDVSAKLLRRTIAELGKSRPEHGVSKAFAATYGRDLPPELKKSTVAGVRKELIEQQNFLSSLLKPEMAESLELFDTDTDVLAKTYVSDEMLREFVRMQISRTFLESYHALNIAQTLIHEASHAVSATVDAFYNGKSFLPAKVSPVVVKQWSKEIRKTLKYIVLNGPEAHEFAPSAYRDAMLALDDNADIRARRTEAFGDPKIRASLLRMNADHYAGLVMASRLPARLMAKRVRRERRREAKRQRVA, encoded by the coding sequence ATGGCTGGCTGGTCCGCTGATTTGCATCGACACACTCCGAGCTTGCAGGTGATAGATCCGCGCGGTCTGCCTGTCGATACAATTGCATTCTACCGTTGCCAAGTGACCGAAGAGCTGGACGCCCGTGTTGGCCATGTGCAATTCGACCTTGCAGGACATCTGGTTCGTACTTGGGATCCTCGGCTGTTGGAGCCACAATTGACGGCCAACCTTTCCATGATTCATTCGCTCAGTGGCAAGATATTGGCCACTGAGAGCGTCGATGCCGGTTGGCGGGTTTCGTTGCCTGGCGAGGGGCGTGAAGAGCTGAACGCCTGGGATGGCCGAGGCACCATTCGGCGCATGGAATACGATGCGTTGCTCAGGCCAACGGGTGTTTTTGAACGTGACCGATGTGTCGAGCGTCTCGCCTATGGTGATGTGCATTCGGCTCCCCGCAATCAGTGTGGCCAGTTGATTCGTCACGACGATCCAGCGGGCACTCTGTTGAGTCGTGAATTTGGTTTGACCGGTGCAGTGATCGAGCAGACGCAGCATTTCCTGCGCACTATCGATTCGCCCGACCGGCCCGAATCACTGTCAGAGCGCGACGCCTTGCTGGAGCCCGGTAGCGGCGCGACCACGGGCTGGTCATATAACCCGCTTGGCGAGGTCATTCGGCAAACCGATGCGCAGGGGAATGCTCATGCGTTGGCGCATTCTGTTGCTGGTCAGTTGAAAGAGAGCCACTTACAACTCCAGGGCAAGCCGTCGCAGGTTATCGTCAGCGATATTCACTACGACGCTCAGGAGCGGGTCGAATCTGAAGTTGCTGGCAATGGGGTGATCAGCACGGCGCAGTACCAGGATGAAGACGGTCGTCTGGTGCAACTCAGTTCCAGGCGCAGTAACGGGCAGGTCTTGCAGGACCTGACTTACGACTACGATCCGGTGGGCAATGTGACTCGTATCGAAGACCGCGCCCAACCTATCCGGTACTTCGCCAATCAGCGCATAGAGCCGGTTTCAACGTATCAATACGACACGCTGTATCAACTGACAGAAGCCACGGGTCGAGAGATGGCGACGGTCAATCACGACCCCGTCTTTGCAGATTTTCAGAGCCCAGCGGACCCCGCACAACTGGCCAATTACACGCAGACCTACGATTACGATGCGGGTGGCAATCTGAAGCAGTTGACTCATGTCGGGTCGCAGAGTCATTCCCGGACTCTGGTGACCGCTTTGCATAGCAATCGCAGCCTGCCAGTGATCAATAACCAACCGCCCAGCGAAGAAGACATCGCCGCAGCTTTTGATGACAACGGCAACCTGCTGGCATTGCAAGCGGGGCAAACCCTGAGCTGGGACCTTCGTAACCAGTTGCAGGAGGTAAAGCCGGTTGTGCGCGAGTCCGGCGTCGACGACAGCGAGCGCTATATCTACGACGCCAGCGGCCAACGCCTACGCAAAGTGCGCACGACCCAGGCCAAGGCCGTCACCCATATCGCAGAAGTGCGCTACCTGCCGGGTCTGGAAATCCGCACCGATACCGCCACCGGTGAAACCTTGCAGGTCATCACGGCTCAGGCCGGGCGCAACGGCGTGCGTGTTCTGCACTGGCAGGTCGGAAAACCGCCCGAACTGACCAATGATCAATACCGTTACAGACTGACCGATCATCTGGGGTCAAGCACCCTGGAGCTGGACAAGGATGCTCAGATCATCAGCCAGGAAAGTTATTACCCATTTGGTGGGACTTCATGGTGGGCTGGCCGCGATTCTATTGAAGCCAACTACAAGACGGTGCGTTATTCAGGCAAGGAGCGAGACGCAACCGGGTTGTATTACTACGGCCTGCGGTATTACGCGCCGTGGTTGCAGCGCTGGATCAATCCTGATCCGGCGGGAGTGGTGGATGGTTTGAATATGTTCCGCTTCGTTCGCAATTCACCTCTGCGGTATACCGATAGTGAAGGCGCTGATCCCCGCGATGTCATTGTTGCGACGGGGTTTTCCAATTTTACCCCCCTGCAGCAAGCCAAGCTGAAAGATGCTCTTGATGTGTCTGCCAAGCTATTGCGACGCACCATCGCTGAGCTGGGCAAAAGTCGCCCTGAGCATGGTGTTTCAAAAGCCTTTGCTGCAACCTATGGCCGGGATCTGCCTCCGGAGTTGAAGAAGTCTACTGTTGCTGGAGTACGAAAAGAGCTAATCGAACAGCAAAATTTTTTGTCATCCCTCCTTAAGCCGGAAATGGCTGAATCCCTTGAGCTTTTCGATACCGATACTGATGTATTGGCCAAAACGTATGTGAGTGATGAAATGCTCAGGGAGTTTGTCCGTATGCAAATATCCAGAACGTTTCTTGAGTCATATCATGCGCTGAACATTGCCCAAACATTGATTCATGAAGCGTCTCATGCGGTTAGTGCCACCGTGGATGCTTTTTACAATGGGAAGAGTTTTCTTCCAGCCAAAGTCAGCCCGGTAGTGGTTAAACAGTGGTCAAAAGAAATCAGAAAGACCCTGAAGTACATCGTGCTGAATGGACCGGAGGCACATGAGTTTGCTCCGTCCGCTTATCGAGATGCCATGCTGGCTCTCGATGATAATGCGGACATAAGGGCGCGTCGAACAGAAGCATTTGGTGATCCCAAAATCCGGGCTTCGTTATTAAGAATGAATGCCGACCATTACGCTGGACTTGTCATGGCTTCAAGACTGCCGGCAAGGCTGATGGCCAAGCGAGTGCGAAGAGAGAGACGTCGAGAGGCTAAACGTCAGAGAGTGGCATGA